One genomic window of Streptomyces sp. NBC_01276 includes the following:
- a CDS encoding sensor histidine kinase: MDRTRQSAPPTTGGRWGHALPDWGGAFLYGLTALLLIGGTPDATGLLRAGVLTLGLSLLAGLLRRRPLAALALTLTAATVVAYGVQRGDLTTDRHLLYVPVAIVFGIVVATRTRRASALAGAAVVLVELPGVAGLAHGPYEVTGSLLVTLLTLGACGMAGLLLRERREHSAELRESAVSEALTAERLRIARELHDMVAHSIGVIAIQAGVGSRVIETQPAEARKALDAIETTSRETLAGLRRTLVALRRAQPDAEGGHAPTGPAPGLADLDALAASLADSGVRVDVRTTGERRDLPPDIDLSVYRIVQEALTNVVRHAGGGVRARVGLDFSAEELRVEVLDDGRGVSARAGKSGFGITGMYERVSLLHGRFSAGPRPEGGFRVAAELPLPAVRTEAAR, encoded by the coding sequence ATGGACAGAACAAGGCAGAGCGCTCCGCCGACGACGGGCGGGAGGTGGGGCCATGCCCTCCCCGACTGGGGCGGGGCGTTCCTCTACGGGCTCACGGCGCTGCTGCTCATCGGCGGGACCCCCGACGCCACCGGACTGCTGAGGGCCGGCGTCCTGACCCTGGGGCTCAGCCTGCTCGCGGGCCTGCTGCGGCGCCGTCCCCTCGCGGCCCTGGCCCTCACCCTGACGGCCGCCACGGTCGTGGCCTACGGGGTGCAGCGGGGCGACCTGACGACCGACCGCCACCTCCTCTACGTTCCCGTGGCCATCGTCTTCGGGATCGTCGTCGCCACCCGCACCCGCCGGGCCTCGGCCCTCGCGGGCGCCGCCGTGGTGCTGGTGGAACTGCCGGGCGTCGCCGGCCTGGCCCACGGCCCGTACGAGGTGACCGGCAGCCTGCTCGTCACCCTCCTGACGCTGGGCGCCTGCGGCATGGCCGGTCTGCTGCTGCGCGAGCGCCGCGAACACAGCGCAGAACTGCGCGAGTCCGCGGTGTCCGAGGCCCTCACCGCCGAACGTCTGCGCATAGCACGGGAGTTGCACGACATGGTCGCCCACAGCATCGGCGTGATCGCCATCCAGGCGGGGGTCGGCAGCCGGGTCATCGAGACCCAGCCGGCCGAGGCCCGCAAGGCCCTCGACGCCATCGAGACCACCAGCCGCGAGACCCTGGCGGGCCTGCGCCGGACCCTGGTCGCCCTGCGCCGGGCCCAGCCCGACGCGGAGGGCGGCCACGCCCCGACGGGGCCGGCTCCCGGCCTGGCCGACCTCGACGCCCTCGCGGCCTCGCTGGCCGACTCCGGGGTACGGGTCGACGTACGCACCACGGGCGAGCGGCGCGACCTCCCGCCGGACATCGACCTGTCGGTGTACCGCATCGTGCAGGAGGCGCTGACGAACGTGGTCCGGCACGCGGGCGGCGGTGTCCGGGCCCGGGTGGGCCTCGACTTCTCGGCGGAGGAACTGCGCGTGGAGGTCCTCGACGACGGCCGGGGGGTGTCCGCGCGCGCCGGGAAGAGCGGCTTCGGCATCACCGGCATGTACGAACGGGTCAGCCTGCTGCACGGCCGCTTCAGCGCCGGACCCCGCCCCGAGGGCGGCTTCCGCGTCGCGGCCGAGCTGCCGCTGCCCGCCGTGCGGACGGAGGCGGCCCGGTGA